One region of Pagrus major chromosome 7, Pma_NU_1.0 genomic DNA includes:
- the commd7 gene encoding COMM domain-containing protein 7: protein MQLHFTKDVLPDSVSTDFQNLNKFNEQQFLRLTEILFQFLLEPKETERFMQQLSEFAGEHGMSAGPLRNLMKSVLLVPQGALKKNLTAEQIKEDLVTLGLNEDKAAHFSQQWGEHYAALSRLAVRQTLMVNQLVDMEWKFGVTVGTSEVQKVGNIFLQLKLVVRKGNSTENVYMELTLPQFYNFLHEMERAKASMECFS, encoded by the exons ATGCAGCTTCACTTCACCAAAGATGTTTTACCGGATTCTGTCAGCACCGACTTTCAGAACCTCAACAAGTTCAACGAGCAG CAATTTCTTCGTCTGACTGAAATTCTGTTCCAGTTCTTGCTGGAGCCTAAagag acggAGAGGTTCATGCAGCAGCTCAGTGAGTTTGCAGGGGAACATGGGATGAGTGCCGGTCCTCTGAGGAACCTGATGAAGAGCGTCCTGCTGGTGCCACAGg gAGCCCTGAAGAAAAACCTGACAGCCGAGCAGATCAAAGAAGACCTTGTCACGTTAG GACTGAACGAAGACAAGGCAGCTCACTTTTCACAGCAG TGGGGCGAGCACTACGCAGCGCTGTCCAGACTCGCTGTCAGACAGACTCTGATGGTGAACCAGCTGGTCGACATGGAGTGGAAGTTTGGAG TGACGGTCGGCACCAGTGAAGTACAGAAAGTGGGCAACATCTTTCTGCAG TTGAAGCTGGTGGTCAGAAAGGGGAATTCCACAGAAAACGTCTACATGG AGTTGACGCTCCCTCAGTTTTACAACTTCCTGCACGAGATGGAGAGAGCTAAGGCCAGCATGGAGTGTttcagctga